In a genomic window of Pedosphaera parvula Ellin514:
- a CDS encoding amino acid adenylation domain-containing protein: MREVATVYEVARSALTIEESRNGITRSSRLEHALKGLFEEISGIQICHSSRSEAFVELGFYSLLLAQASQFIQKRFGIEVTFRQLQEELSTLKDLAQYLDVRLPAETPAVGQGKVEEVEIPPASTGSESQTSSEPTIFPLTEGQTELWLAAQLGADASRAFNQNFLLHLRGQLRQEFLMQALQEVVNRHDALRTTFLPDGKEQQIAAHLEIEVPFVDLSSIAEPTRDQKIRELLKEEDEFTFDLAKGPLFRAKIIKVSTEYHMLVISSHHIVMDGWSMGVVFNEVSRIYSAKLEGKAGLLAPAMQFKEYVEWQQGTEACKKSAEAEAYWLRQYETVPTNLELPADNARPLNKTYKAGTECLVISSALYKTLKEATVEQRCTLFTYLLASFNAWLYRLSGQEDIAIGVPTAGQIAAANHGHSGNRMLLGHCVNLLPFRSRCNGAIAFKDYLKEVKRVVLEGYEHQHLTYGRLVNKLNLPRDTSRLPLISMTFNVVQVTNGVHFSGLESEIGLLTKSCNFFDITFDLMDSEKDLLIECRFNLDLFGPGTIKKWLKHWKTMLEAAAANPAQQICAIPLLDEAERKQILCDWNDTDKDYPKSKCLHHLIEAQVERTPKAVAVQFESSQLTYDELNKKANRLAHHLKRLGVGPETLVGLCVDRSLEMVVGLLAILKAGGAYVPLDPHYPKERLAFILHDCRTPVLLTQQRLLESLPKLIPESETSSNAKTPTVICLDSDLLTVEQGDERNPKTTVSAENAIYVIFTSGSTGQPKGVLISHRSFINFLIGMQQEPGLEKDDVILAVTTLSFDPAGLELWLPLVVGAKVVIAKSDVAMDAKRLSKQLAACGATLLQATPATWQLLLDSGWTGSPNLKILCGGEAWSNEMAGQLLPRCRSLWNMYGPTETTVWSAATRVEKAEVPLIGKCIANMQYHVLDSQLQPVPIGVPGELHIGGDGLARGYLNREKLTGERFIPNPFKADPKSRLYKSGDLVRYREDGRIEFLGRMDNQVKIRGHRIELGEIESTLRKHAAVRNVVVAAQELAPGDKRLVAYLVLEESETVTTAALRQFVKGQLPEYMIPSAFMVLEKFPLTPNGKVDRKALPLPDSRRTSKSSVAPRDPLELQLAQIWEKIFNMRDSIAMILSWRHSLLAIRLLLKSRNLPQNLPLVTLFQAPTIEQLAGVLRQQGWESPWLSLVPIKADGAKPPFYCVHGVGGNILEYMDLAKYMDADQPFYGLQAIGLNGKRPWHKSVEEMASHYVEEIKAFQPRGPYYIGGSSFGGLVAFEMAQQLKAKGEEVALLAFFDTRAPGYPRYLANVSAWKLKLNQLAHRVALHWGNFRAARGVEKITYIKTKAQRWYRSQIWSFNRMRRRWKEKFESIFWPKAIKEAQKKGLQAACVYVPSKYDGSATLFRATGQIKGIYPDPTLGWSELIGKGLEIYDTPGHHGAIVREPRARVLAEQLKESLRKTQAAVMLRREHVNSKKPHANSNRNGQTQEPAVPEEKEVGQILITPSGTTNAEELASCQA, translated from the coding sequence ATGAGAGAAGTAGCGACTGTTTACGAAGTGGCAAGGAGCGCCCTCACAATCGAAGAAAGTCGGAATGGGATCACACGGAGCAGTCGGTTGGAGCATGCACTCAAGGGGCTTTTTGAGGAAATTTCGGGAATACAGATTTGCCATTCATCACGTTCGGAAGCATTTGTGGAGCTGGGTTTTTATTCCCTCTTACTCGCACAGGCAAGCCAGTTCATTCAGAAGCGATTTGGCATCGAGGTCACATTCCGACAGCTACAGGAGGAGTTATCCACCTTAAAGGATTTAGCTCAATATCTCGATGTCCGGTTGCCCGCAGAAACACCAGCTGTTGGTCAAGGAAAAGTTGAAGAGGTCGAGATTCCGCCGGCATCCACTGGATCAGAAAGCCAAACGAGTTCAGAGCCTACGATCTTTCCCTTGACTGAAGGGCAGACCGAGTTGTGGCTGGCCGCGCAGTTGGGGGCGGATGCTTCCCGCGCATTCAACCAAAACTTCCTCCTGCATCTTAGGGGCCAATTGAGGCAGGAATTCCTGATGCAGGCTCTTCAGGAAGTTGTAAATCGGCACGATGCCTTGCGGACCACCTTTCTTCCCGACGGGAAGGAGCAACAAATTGCAGCCCATCTAGAGATCGAGGTTCCATTTGTGGATTTGTCATCCATTGCTGAGCCAACCCGCGACCAAAAAATCAGAGAACTACTCAAGGAAGAGGATGAATTCACCTTCGATCTGGCGAAGGGACCGCTGTTTCGCGCAAAAATAATCAAGGTTTCCACCGAATACCATATGCTCGTGATTTCATCCCACCATATTGTAATGGATGGATGGTCAATGGGAGTTGTCTTTAATGAGGTTAGTAGAATCTATTCGGCAAAACTCGAAGGAAAGGCGGGGTTGCTCGCGCCAGCCATGCAATTTAAGGAATATGTGGAATGGCAACAGGGGACAGAGGCCTGCAAGAAAAGTGCGGAAGCAGAGGCGTATTGGCTGCGGCAATATGAAACTGTGCCAACCAACCTGGAATTGCCTGCGGATAACGCGCGTCCCTTGAATAAGACCTATAAAGCTGGCACCGAGTGCCTGGTGATTAGTTCCGCTCTTTATAAGACTTTGAAAGAAGCAACAGTGGAGCAAAGGTGCACGCTTTTTACTTATCTGCTCGCGAGTTTCAATGCCTGGCTTTATCGGTTGAGCGGGCAGGAGGATATTGCCATTGGCGTTCCCACTGCCGGGCAAATTGCCGCCGCGAACCATGGCCATTCAGGAAACAGAATGCTCCTGGGTCATTGTGTAAACCTCCTTCCATTTCGCAGCCGTTGTAATGGGGCAATCGCATTCAAAGATTACCTGAAGGAGGTCAAGCGAGTGGTTCTGGAAGGCTATGAGCACCAGCACCTCACTTATGGCAGACTGGTGAACAAGCTGAATCTGCCGCGAGATACGAGTCGCCTGCCATTAATTTCCATGACTTTCAATGTTGTGCAGGTCACGAATGGCGTCCATTTCAGTGGATTGGAATCAGAAATTGGGCTGTTAACCAAAAGTTGCAACTTCTTCGATATCACATTCGACTTGATGGATTCGGAAAAGGATCTCCTGATCGAATGCCGTTTTAACCTGGATTTGTTTGGCCCGGGCACAATCAAAAAGTGGTTGAAGCATTGGAAGACCATGTTGGAAGCCGCGGCAGCGAATCCGGCACAGCAGATCTGCGCCATTCCACTTTTAGATGAGGCTGAGCGCAAACAAATCCTCTGTGATTGGAATGATACGGATAAGGATTATCCAAAATCCAAGTGCTTGCACCATTTGATCGAGGCACAGGTGGAACGGACGCCTAAAGCGGTGGCCGTGCAGTTTGAGAGCAGCCAACTGACCTACGATGAACTGAACAAAAAAGCGAATCGTTTAGCCCATCACCTGAAAAGGTTGGGAGTGGGGCCTGAGACGCTGGTGGGATTATGTGTTGATCGTTCGTTGGAAATGGTGGTCGGTTTGCTCGCCATTTTAAAGGCGGGAGGTGCTTACGTTCCTCTGGATCCACATTATCCAAAGGAACGTCTGGCTTTTATTCTGCACGATTGCCGGACGCCCGTGCTTTTGACCCAACAACGTTTGCTGGAAAGCCTGCCCAAGCTGATTCCAGAATCCGAGACGAGTTCCAATGCGAAAACGCCGACCGTTATTTGTCTTGATTCCGATTTATTGACCGTTGAGCAAGGAGATGAGAGGAATCCCAAGACGACTGTCAGCGCTGAGAATGCAATCTACGTGATTTTCACATCCGGCTCAACTGGACAGCCGAAGGGGGTGCTGATTTCGCATCGGTCGTTCATAAACTTTCTAATCGGCATGCAGCAGGAACCGGGGCTTGAAAAGGACGACGTGATTCTGGCAGTAACCACGCTTTCCTTTGATCCCGCAGGATTGGAATTGTGGCTGCCTCTCGTGGTTGGAGCAAAAGTGGTGATTGCCAAATCTGATGTAGCCATGGACGCGAAGCGGCTCTCAAAGCAACTCGCTGCCTGTGGAGCCACGTTATTGCAGGCGACCCCTGCCACCTGGCAACTCCTGCTTGATTCCGGTTGGACAGGCAGTCCGAATCTCAAGATTCTCTGTGGCGGGGAGGCATGGTCGAACGAGATGGCGGGGCAGCTTCTGCCCAGGTGCAGGTCATTGTGGAACATGTATGGCCCAACCGAAACGACCGTTTGGTCGGCAGCCACCAGAGTGGAAAAAGCTGAAGTGCCGCTGATCGGCAAATGCATTGCGAACATGCAGTACCATGTTTTGGATTCCCAATTGCAGCCAGTGCCAATTGGTGTGCCCGGAGAGTTGCATATAGGCGGGGATGGACTGGCCAGAGGATATTTGAACCGGGAAAAGCTTACCGGCGAAAGGTTCATTCCCAATCCATTCAAGGCCGATCCAAAATCGCGTTTATATAAAAGCGGCGATCTGGTCAGATATCGTGAGGATGGAAGAATAGAGTTCCTGGGACGTATGGACAACCAGGTGAAAATCCGTGGCCACAGGATTGAACTTGGTGAGATCGAAAGCACGTTGCGCAAGCATGCCGCTGTGCGCAATGTCGTGGTTGCGGCACAGGAGTTGGCACCGGGTGATAAACGCCTGGTAGCCTATTTGGTGCTGGAGGAGTCAGAGACCGTCACCACAGCGGCACTGCGACAGTTCGTAAAGGGGCAACTACCGGAGTATATGATTCCTTCGGCTTTCATGGTGCTGGAGAAATTTCCCTTAACTCCGAATGGCAAGGTGGACCGGAAAGCGCTGCCACTGCCGGATTCCCGGCGCACGAGCAAGAGCTCAGTGGCTCCGCGTGACCCCCTCGAATTGCAACTCGCGCAGATTTGGGAAAAGATTTTTAACATGCGCGATAGCATCGCGATGATTCTTTCCTGGCGGCACTCGCTGCTCGCGATACGTCTTTTGCTCAAATCGAGAAATTTACCGCAGAACCTGCCATTGGTCACGCTGTTCCAGGCGCCAACGATCGAACAATTGGCCGGTGTGCTACGACAGCAAGGCTGGGAATCTCCATGGTTATCATTGGTGCCGATTAAAGCGGATGGCGCCAAACCACCGTTTTACTGCGTGCATGGGGTGGGGGGAAATATTTTGGAATACATGGATTTGGCCAAATACATGGATGCTGATCAGCCGTTTTACGGTTTACAAGCGATCGGTCTGAATGGCAAGCGACCATGGCACAAAAGCGTGGAGGAAATGGCCAGCCATTATGTTGAGGAAATCAAGGCCTTTCAACCGCGCGGACCCTATTATATTGGCGGATCATCGTTCGGCGGCCTCGTGGCGTTCGAGATGGCCCAACAACTCAAAGCGAAAGGAGAGGAAGTTGCGTTGCTGGCCTTTTTCGATACTCGTGCGCCAGGGTATCCGAGGTATTTAGCGAACGTATCGGCCTGGAAACTCAAGTTGAACCAGCTGGCGCATCGAGTGGCACTGCATTGGGGAAATTTCAGGGCTGCGCGAGGTGTTGAGAAAATAACATATATTAAGACCAAGGCGCAGAGATGGTACCGCAGCCAGATTTGGAGTTTCAATCGGATGCGGCGGCGTTGGAAGGAAAAGTTCGAGAGCATTTTTTGGCCCAAGGCGATTAAAGAAGCGCAGAAAAAAGGACTGCAGGCGGCCTGTGTGTATGTGCCTTCCAAATATGACGGGAGCGCGACCTTGTTTCGTGCAACCGGACAGATCAAGGGGATTTACCCGGATCCAACACTAGGCTGGAGTGAACTGATCGGGAAGGGTTTGGAGATCTACGACACCCCAGGCCACCATGGAGCAATTGTAAGAGAACCGCGAGCGCGGGTGCTGGCTGAGCAGCTCAAAGAGAGTCTGCGCAAAACCCAGGCGGCAGTGATGCTCCGGCGGGAGCATGTGAATTCAAAAAAGCCGCATGCCAATAGTAACAGGAACGGTCAAACCCAGGAGCCTGCCGTCCCGGAAGAAAAAGAAGTCGGGCAGATTCTGATTACACCTTCAGGAACAACAAACGCGGAAGAACTTGCTTCCTGCCAGGCGTGA